The Lentzea guizhouensis genome contains a region encoding:
- a CDS encoding helix-turn-helix domain-containing protein, with protein MSNQVNQLPVEVVRWPVDAAAREACQRSGTLCLLVLEKNVPAPVLTDMREDWVRAPVPHQDLAVRIAMLRARAARYAVPELDASGILRFRARSVVLSPTERALMAELLRRFRGLTSREDLLGRLPTQDGDTSNALHLHIMRLRRRIAPLGLVIKTLWNQGYQLGPASA; from the coding sequence ATGTCGAACCAGGTGAACCAGCTGCCGGTCGAGGTCGTGCGGTGGCCGGTGGACGCGGCGGCACGGGAGGCGTGCCAGCGCAGCGGGACGTTGTGCCTGCTGGTGCTGGAGAAGAACGTGCCGGCGCCCGTGCTGACGGACATGCGGGAGGACTGGGTCCGCGCGCCCGTGCCACACCAGGACCTCGCCGTGCGCATCGCGATGCTGAGGGCCCGTGCGGCCCGCTATGCCGTGCCGGAGCTCGACGCGTCCGGCATCCTGCGCTTCCGGGCCAGATCCGTGGTGCTGAGCCCGACCGAGCGGGCGCTGATGGCCGAGCTGCTGCGCCGGTTCCGCGGGCTGACCAGCCGGGAGGACCTGCTGGGCCGGCTGCCGACGCAGGACGGCGACACCAGCAACGCGCTGCACCTGCACATCATGCGGTTGCGCCGGCGGATCGCCCCGCTCGGCCTGGTGATCAAGACGTTGTGGAACCAGGGCTACCAGCTGGGTCCCGCCAGCGCCTAA